catatatatatgggttaaCTACactagaagaagatgaaaaagaaTCGATTTTCTTCAAGAAACTGGAGAGCACAGCCAGTTTTCTACTCCCACTAGTAGAAAATATCAGTATACCAACTCAAGTAATTGACAACTTCTTTGCATGCGTCATCCATGCAATAAACTATCTTTTAATATGAGTGGCGTTTCCTGGTATGGCAATAGGCATGACCAAGAAATTGGCAATTATATATGAAGGCTAGATAAATTTATGAAGTTGCTCAAACTTGTATGCTTCAAACAAGAAGTTATAAACTTCAtgtagggatgggcaaaataaCCATGGGTTTGGGTAACCGCAGTTACCCGTCTATTTAAAGTTCACGGTTACGGTGATGGGTAACCGTTCAGACGaacaaacggttatgggtataaccgtttatctgtgaaatttaaatggacggttatgggtattactcGCGGTTATAACGGGTATCCATCAGTTATGGGTATTATCTGTGGTCATAATGGGtatccatttacccatttaatttaatatatgtaaaagtaaaaataaaaaatactcaaAGTCTCAAACACTTCGTCCTCCGCTCATCTCTCCCTCCTCGCTAATTGGTGTCAGTGTTCCTAAATGGGATACTAATTCAATTTATACATTTCTTTTGTAGACCATTTTTGGTGACAACGAGTCGATAAGACTTtgtgattgaatgtgctaaaGCATTAGTGTTCGAAAGTGTTTAGTTTCGGAATATTTTGGAGTTTTGAATCATCCagtattcaagataatgactactttttgtttttagaaacTTTACTTTGTAATCATATGAATTATAATTAAAGACTTGTTTGGGTGTAGCAGAAAAATACCAttcgtaaactattatttcaattattggaattgtatgaggacttaaatgattaaaatagggaaatgcatgctaaaatgtacttataacggtgtttaattgtcagaaaatgaaaattatgacaatttttcttttgtaagtttcaagttgttaaaaaaaaacatgtaggcAGGTGAAAAatgggtaaatgggtaaaaaagGGATAAACGAGTAAATAGGTaaatggttatggttaaatgggtaaatggttATGGTTACATGGGtacacggttatgggtatggttaaccgCTTATAAACGGTTATAGTTATGGGTATAACTATTTATGCAATTACCCAACGGATAAACGGTTATATTTATGCAATTACCCAACAGATAAACGGTTATGCGGGTATGAACATAAATGATTATGTATAAATAATCGCAGTTACCCGCAACCATTACCCATCCCTAGTTTGATGAATGTGTTTGGATAAAATGGTAAAGATTGAGACCATGGTGTATATGCCACTTCTCTTTCTGCATATCATCAATAGAATAGTGTTTTGGTCTttacaattaaaagaaaataaaaaactgacaCCTATGCTAAGGAACGAGAAAGTTTTTTATTGTCACAATCCTGCATGTGTTGTTACCAATCCACATATTATAATATAGTTGAATAACATAATTGATATATCATGGACCTAGAATATATTATTGAGTGAATTAGTAATATAACGTGACAGTGTTATGATCACCCAAAGTTTCTTATAAGTGGCTTACGAAAAATACGTAAAGAAAAGTTATACACACTTGTCAAGTTGTGATTAATTTGTCaataaaagagaaataaaagagaaaCGTAATTACATGCTCCTATCTGTAATTCTTGTTATACTTAAATACGATAACCTGAAACAACTTTTACTGTCTTGGATTTcagtcaaattttaaaaaaactaaGATTCACATTGATTGGAGGGTTGACTCATGTTCAGCTTGGAAAACAGTTTTATAATGTTTATACTTTGATTAGCTAAATCAAgattaacaaaattaaatttctaaaaAGTTAACGTCCCAACCCAAACACCGACCAAACACATCCATGTGATTATGTTAAGAGTACCATTAATCCCTGTTAATCTCCTAATCTCAAAAACCATGCACAAAACTCTTGATAACAGCAGAATTTTGCACACCGTCCACACCGACCCTTGTGAGTTTTCTCCTCTCCAATGCAAATGGTACGTTTCtttatcgttttttttttaatcacttaAGAGTCTTGGTACATTTCATAGTTGCTAACGAAACTCGTAGCATTTCTTTATAAATATCAACACCGATCTGCTATGAAACCACCAGTGAAAAATCAGAGTTAATTAATCGCCATTTCCGACATTAGATAAAGCTCAAACCTTTCTTTTCGATTCGATTACACTTTCGTTTTGCTAGCATGGAAGATCAGTACCCGAAAGAGAGTCAGACACATGCCAAGGGAGCAGAAGAAGAAGCTCAGGGTTGTGGGATGCTTGATTTCTTGAAAAAGAAGGACAATCAGAAACCCCACCAGGAGCAGGAGCAGCACAAGCACACTACTTTAGCTGAAAAGCTCTACCACCATAACGGCGACTCTAGCTCGGTGAGTCTTGTTGAtttggttataaaaaaaattaaactctcAACACAATTTGTATCAATGATTCCACAAGTGTTTGATGCACCATACAAACATTGATTTGTTTTCTCCTTTCACACTTCTCCCCTTGTTCCTttttgttgattcttctttgatttattcaatcaaaagctttgggaaaaaaaattgcatgCAAAAATCACTTCttttttaacttcaaatgcaGAACATGCGTGCTTAGTCCCTTTTCTTTCCTTCAAGAATCGGATTTTCAATCTTCACTGATAAAATATTTGTTGCTTGTTTTTCCAGTCTAGCAGTGACGAAGAAGgtggagagaagaaaaagaagggacTTAAGGGTAAGATCAAAGAGAAAATATCAAGTAACAAGGAAGAGGGAGATGCTTGCCACACATCCATTCCAGCGAAGAATGGACACGCTGATGAGAAGGGATTTGTAGAGAAAACCAAAGACAAGCTTCCGGGACAGCACAAGGAGGCCGAACATGTTGCTGAGGAGAAGGGATTCGTTGGGAAAATCGCAGAAAAGCTTCCGGGAGAGAACAAGGAGGCTGAACATCATGCTCCTGCAGAGTATCATGCTCCGGATGGGCATTCCCACGACAGCGAGGCAAAGAAAGGGATCTTGGAAAAGATTAAGGACAAGCTCCCTGGGAGTCACAAGACTGAAGAGGAGAAGCACAAGGAGAATTAGCATGCACGATGCAGCCAATAAAAGATGTAGTGGTTTTGATGTTTGCTTGTAGcctatgtgttttgttttagggtttttccGTACTTGTACAACTGTTTGCTTATAATGTGTTTTATATTTATGGTCCTTTCATCCTTTGTATTGTGGAAGTGCTTCATGTTCTTTTTAGCATTCAGTTAAATTTCTGCCTGCAAGTCTTCTCTTTCCTATATATTACCTTCTTTCTCGTTTTTACTTAAAAATTCTTTATTTAAGCTCTTAAGCAGGGACATTCTATTTTCGGGATGTAATCCAAAACCATTCAGCTTTTAAGTTCCTTCTAAAGaatcattcttacaaaaaattagcCAACTAAATAACTGTTGAGCGATTTGAAATTTGCATCCTTAATGCCTTTGAAATGATCGAGATTAGCCAACTAAATAACCGCTGAACAATTTGATATTTGCATCTTCGTTTTATCAAACGATTTGCGTTTTTGGCACATTTTAGATGATTCTTTGGAAACTAGATGAATTAGCATTGGAGGGCCTAAAGTATAGACAGTTTCTGTCATTGAACTGCATTGACGGATGTGAGCATTTTTTTTCTACGATAAGGACATCCTTGACATAAACTCATCCTTAATGccttaaaaatgttattttccatGACAAATTTCACTGCATTTACCTTGGCTAAAGTCGCCTAACATCAAAATTATTATCAAAACTTATATAAGAGCATCTAAAGTTCTGAATCAACATTTTCATCTACCAAACAGAAGATATACGTGCCATACATTCAAGCAACAAATTGATTACAATGCATCTTTTTACGAATCCATTCTACAGAAACGAATGGAAGGCAACAATTACTCGCTTTCTTCTCTTGTTTTCTACACAAATGAAAAATCTACAAGGAGGTCGAAGTCATTGTTACAAAATTCGAAGTCCGATAGACATCAAGGTAATCTAAGCAGTTAAAATGATACAATTAATCCACACTAACATTGTCAAAAAGATTACTAATGATAAACAGAACACAGCATTCAGTCGTAGACACAATAATCTGTCAAATTTGAGTGCTTGCCTAGTGTGCTTCCTCTAAGAGTGACAGAGCATCTGATTCTCTCATAAAACTTGGACTTCACTAGTTTTCCCAAAATGTAGGCTCTTGACCTCACAACAAACGTCAGATTCAGCGGTATTACCACTCTCTGCTGATCCTCTTTAACATCTTGAATAACTGAAATTCCCCCGTAAAGAGCCACTTGGTACCCTAGCACAACCGTCCTTATTGTCCGATGCGTCTTCCTTGCTTGGTAGAAGTTTTCAATCTGTTTCATTTCATCGGAAAAAGGTCTAagataaaaaatcaacaaaggaaATAAAGACTTCCAAACTCTCTGTAAACTGACCGAAAAGCGCTTAAAGCTAGGGAGTGATCTTGCTATCAGTTCCGAATAAAAATCTCGATCACTAAAAGCAGTACTTCCTGTTTAACCTTTGTAAGTTCTTGATTTTGTAGTAATTCCTATGTTTTCATGTACATTACTTGCATTGCCTTCCTTCTAGTTTACTGgccacccaaaaaataaaataaataacaatcaAGGGTTAGATTAGTGCATCTCCAAAGTAGATATCAAATTGTCAAAATCAACACTAACAGTAGAAACTGACAACAACAATATTTTCCAACCCAAAAGTCAAATCTGATGTTGCATAACATGGATTGATAGCCCTTACCCTTGTTACCAAAAttgacagcagcttcaaatcatttttttaattgattattaaatgcatttaattaatttaattagttttttttaacatttattataatagtttaatTTAACATATCGGATgtagatcaaaattttaaaagatatcAAAATGCTACATAAGAtcatcttcaaaggagatgtcaaattttgaacacaaaatttaaatttgatggtTTATGTGGCATTTTGACATATTTTAATGTTTCACTCTCCACCCGATGtgttaatttaaattattattttattaaattaatttttctcttaatttctattttatattttaaatattacatatataaataattcatactaaataacaacaaaatactAATACAAATAATCCAATAAAATACAACCCTTAattgaaaatattaattaaaaacaaaatatttgtgaACACGCCTCAAATTTTTTTAGACTCCTCCGCTTGTTCAGAAGATGAGTCTGAAAAAAATTGAGGCATGTCAACCACGAGCTGCTGGTTCAGTGCTAAATGACAGACTACGAAACttccttaaaattaaaaattggagGTATCGGGTTCGAAACCCGCTGCTGATGTGGAAGCCAAACTTCTAGCCAGAAGGAGGTTAAAATGTCTCTATGAGTCTTTTCGGCTCCCGAAAAAGATAGATAATTGTAACTTACCATCAATTGTCCCcatttttaaaatgaaagaaaaagagaaaaaaagataatttgaGGCATGTCCACAAAATAAAGTAGGATACCCATTGAAGAATGAATAAGCGTATTTCACAAAGTTGAAAAGGACTTGTtgattaaaaaagaagaaagagggtAGCGTAAAAAACAAACTCTACAGTCAGCAATCCAATAATAAAAGACATTTAATAATAAATGacatttaattattaataaaagacatttactaattaatatttttttttttttttttttcggaagCTGGTGTCATTGGAAGCTGGTGTCAAATGGGACAGCAAGCCCCTTTGTTACCATTCATTATCATACCATATAAGATTTAATATTTCGGTTGGAAAAAATTAGCTACTGTCCTTTTTTATTGTTATAATTTATGTAGAGATTTTGATATttcatttggagatgctctaaactgtcaaatttaaatcttataattaaaatttgacatatactaAAAGAGACGCTCTAAGTCAATGCTGAGTAAAAAGACTTGAGCCACAGGATAAGAAAGTTGGAATCATCACCCGACTTTTGGTGGTCTTATAAGACTTTAACCTATTAAAAGATGAACAAATAGTCAAAAAGTGGATTCTGATTATCCATTGAAATCCATTAAGCTTTGGAATTTAACACTCTTATGTTTGATAACAATAGCATATATAGTAATGCATATTGACAAATATGATTTCGAAACTAATCGAGTAGATTTGGTCACGGTTATCACAAGGGAAGAATTCTCAAGTTTTCGATGTGGACATTATATCGTTATGTGTCGttaccaacaacaacaaacccTAAATAACCCACCTCACAAAGAATTTGTTTTACTGATTTTCCGAGCTGGACAACATAATACATGAATCTAAATTAGTAACGCCATTcgaaaatatttcaaaagaaaTTTTGAAATAGATCTAATTTTATAGACTACATTGTGAAATAAGTACAATTTTTAAtgacttttaacttttaaaataaatccAATTCTTAATTACTTTGAacccatataaaaaaaattccatatTTCAATGTTGCTAGACTCACAGCACGCATGACCATTTTTCACATTAGGACAGTAAAATTTGGGCCACGCATCCCAATAGAGATGTTTGTATTTAAGGTGTTGGGGGTTTTCATGGGCCTGGCTTCTCTGCTTTTCTAGTTTTTATACACttttatttcctcatatttGTGCGATTACAGTTAAATTACgttaatatttttatatcattattattttttattttattatctttataaaaaaattaatataaaaaattaatataatttaaccgtgatcgttcaaaatagaagaagataaaaataTACGGAACGGAAAGGGCAGACAAGCCGGGTCCTTTCATGCTTCGGCAGCACAAACAGCTTTTTCAGTGACCCCAATAAAGACGACTGAGAGGacatatcaaaattttcaaaccttcatCTGCTGTCCCAACTCCCAACGTCTGCCGTTTTGACCAAACCGAAAccatatttataaatattttaatttttaaccggCAAAGTACAAACCCCTTTAACGTTGGAACGCACTCTTAACTATGGCAAGTTaaattgacaaaattacccATGTACAAAATATGAATTAAGTTAGAATCCCCTTGTTATCTATGGCAGAACGGACATCACGCACCTGGCCGGACGCAACCTTGAGCTGGTAATAGTGGAGCTCCAATGGAGTAGACGTGACGTGGACGCCGAAGAATGTCGCGGGATTCTTGTAAGAGATCCTGACCGTCGAATTCAACGACAGCATGTCCGTCGAGACCCCCGTCCTGTCGCTCCCCGCCTGTATATTTAAACTCTCGAACACAATATTCTGCTAGCCCCcaggaaaaaagaaacaaaaccgaACGCCCGTCAGacaaaatgaaatcaaatcCCCGTCAACCGAGTCAACTCGGTCCATTAccgtgtaaaaaaaataaaacctaaaagttaCTCCGGCATGCTTTATTATCTCCATGTCCGTGTTCACATTGTATTTATTTCTGAGTTTCTAAATTTTCaattgaacaaacaaaaaaaaaattcaagtataTCTAAACGTCTCGTTTGAGAGGTTTCGgttattttttacatttgaattgaataaatgaaCAGATATTCAAGTAAATATAAATTAGACATCTCCCCTTGCACATTAATCatgtttatttctgttattttaattgaataaatcatAGAGGATTAAGTAACTAAAATAAACGTTAGAGCAAAATGAAAAGGAAGGTCGGAAATCATTTACCTTAACGATGACTCGAGGCTCGTAAGCCTTGCTGGCGCCCCACAAGATCAAAGAAAACACCGTGAAGAGCACAACGAACAGCAATGCGAAGCAGAAGTACAACCTAATATTACGCGCGGGGCCGCCGTCGTCGAATGCGGAGTCATTTTCGTCGCCTTCGGACAATTCCACTTCGTCCCCGCGCTGCAGCTTTCGCCAGGCGGACATGCTGCCGGGGTTTTTCAGGGAGGCGGAGAATCTCGACGTGGAGGACTCGCGGGAGTGGTGGATAGGGGAGCAGTGATAGTAGTGGTGCTGCGGCGACCCAACAGGACTCGAGCCGTACGACATCTTCTCGACGTCGTGGTTGGAGGGGCTCTGGACGTAGTAAATCGGACGGCGAGGCGACCGCGGCGGCGTCAACTGCTCCACGCTCATCGTCACATCCGAATCCGACTTTTGGTGCATTATCGTCTTTCGTTCGGGGACGTCAGTGTAATTTTGGTAAAGTTCGGGGACTGAAATAAAAAGCACAGAGCCACAGAGGTCTTCACACTTCGTCTCTGATTTCTGCGGTTTCGTTCGTTGTTTGGTTCTGGAGGACAATGGGAAGGAGTTGCACTGTGCGTTTTGTTCACGCCTGATTATATTTGCAGGGTATCTGCCGTTGGATTTGATCGGACGGTAAGGATGAGGTGATCTAGGGGGCACGTTATTTAAGGAAATGTGCTTTGGTGGTATTGATGAATGGTGGAGGGCGAAAGGATGAGGTTTTTGGTAAGGTGACAGAAAGTGGAAATGTCCGCGTTATTTGACCCCCTGTTTTCTGTGGATTTGTTAACTTTTCCAGTTTTTACCATACATGCAAATTAATTAATCTCATTACCTTATAGTGAATGTAATTAGCCAAAGTTCATTGAACCTGTACTAGGACGGACGAGGTCTTCTTTCTGCATTAAAAATCGAATTTAAATTCTTATAATTATAGTACTTTttttaatcaagaaaaatatattaaaaggaAAACCCTCGAGTACAACCGTTACCTACAGAATCAAACTGAAGAgcaagaagagaaaatgaaggaaTACAATCATCCCAAATATGACAATCAGTAATAAGAAAGCCTTGGCGAGCAAAGGCATCCGCCACAAAGTTAGCATCTCTACAAATATGTTTCCAGTCAATGTAATCAAAATTGGTTGCCGTCCCCTTGATATCTTCAATAATAGAAACCAGATTCCATGAAGTCACACTCTGGTCCAACACTGACTGAATGACCAACTTAAAGTCACCTTCAACCATAATCTTTGTATAGCCCTTCCTCTAAGCAAAAAGAAGGCCCTCTTTGAGAGCCTTAGCCtccatttcagaaatagtggcaccatccaaatttaaatctccACCTCCAATAATCTACCCATTATGATTCCTTAAAACAAATCCCGTCACCGCCTTGTCCCCAACCGCCGAACCTACAAAATTTAACTTAATAGAACTCTTATCCGGCAGATGCCATTTAACAATTGTGGAAGTATCATTAGTATTTCTTCTCTAACCTTTACCATTGGCTTTAAGATATCACTCACCCATAGATATAGCCAATAACTTAGATCTTGCCGAGATGGGCAAAACATTTCTTAACACCATATTATTATAGTTATTCCAAATTTGCCAACAAAGGAGCAAACACAAGCTCAATTCACTAGGAACTTCCTTATCAACATGCTTTAAAGAATTTAGCCAGTCTACTGCCGAGTCGAAGTTAGCATTAGTGAAATTGCCAAGCTTAATTGAACAAATGTCCCAAATCAATTTGACAccata
This genomic stretch from Pyrus communis chromosome 2, drPyrComm1.1, whole genome shotgun sequence harbors:
- the LOC137727036 gene encoding uncharacterized protein; the protein is MHQKSDSDVTMSVEQLTPPRSPRRPIYYVQSPSNHDVEKMSYGSSPVGSPQHHYYHCSPIHHSRESSTSRFSASLKNPGSMSAWRKLQRGDEVELSEGDENDSAFDDGGPARNIRLYFCFALLFVVLFTVFSLILWGASKAYEPRVIVKNIVFESLNIQAGSDRTGVSTDMLSLNSTVRISYKNPATFFGVHVTSTPLELHYYQLKVASGQIENFYQARKTHRTIRTVVLGYQVALYGGISVIQDVKEDQQRVVIPLNLTFVVRSRAYILGKLVKSKFYERIRCSVTLRGSTLGKHSNLTDYCVYD
- the LOC137724540 gene encoding phosphoprotein ECPP44-like, with translation MEDQYPKESQTHAKGAEEEAQGCGMLDFLKKKDNQKPHQEQEQHKHTTLAEKLYHHNGDSSSSSSDEEGGEKKKKGLKGKIKEKISSNKEEGDACHTSIPAKNGHADEKGFVEKTKDKLPGQHKEAEHHAPAEYHAPDGHSHDSEAKKGILEKIKDKLPGSHKTEEEKHKEN